The DNA region GACGACTTGGTAGCGATACTCAACGAACTTGGCGTACAGAACGTTGTAGCACTCGGACAATCGTTTGGGGGATATGTATCTCAAGAACTCCTCATGCGTTATCCGGAACGTGTAGACGCGCTCGGAATTATTGGTGCAACTGATATTACGAGTATCCCCTCACGAACGGAGTACCTCGCTCTAAAGCTCTCGCCATACTTGTTCAAGGTCTGGCCGTATCAGAACCTCAAAAAAGTGATTTCTGCGCGCACGGCAGAAACAGAACGAGCGAAACAGTATGCCTACCGTGCAACAAGCCACCTCTCAAAGCAGGAGTTCACAACAACTTGGAAGGGAGTCGCGGATGCTCTCCATTCAGAGCCGGGGTATGTGATTGAGAAGCCGTTTCTATTGACACATGGTGATGCCGATCGAACGGGGACAATCGCCCGCGATGCACCTTCATGGGCCGATCGGGAACCCAACTGTCGCTATGAAGTGATTCCGAACGCTGGCCACAACGCTAACGATGACAATCCAGAGTACTTCAATGGAATACTACTAGCATTCCTCAAATCTCTATGAGGGATTCAAACCCTCTGAGATCGTTACCACCGAGAATGGTGGCGTTGCAAGCGGTCATCGTGAGATGACGTCCTCATTGATTGAGGACTACTCGTCGACTAAACCTTCGTTCTCGACTCGCATTACTGCCTCTCCGTCCGGGAGATTCGGTGCATCGACGAGCCGGACGATTCGCTTCGTCCCTTTCGAGTTCCTGAGATAAAGTCGAACTGTCGATTTGTGGCC from Halococcus salsus includes:
- a CDS encoding alpha/beta fold hydrolase gives rise to the protein MAGRGETVDWGEPFVLNKKGSLLHYWVVGPADAPMVVLSHGATMDHHLFDQQLEPLLQAGYRVVSWDIRGHGLSKPLGADFTVPLIVDDLVAILNELGVQNVVALGQSFGGYVSQELLMRYPERVDALGIIGATDITSIPSRTEYLALKLSPYLFKVWPYQNLKKVISARTAETERAKQYAYRATSHLSKQEFTTTWKGVADALHSEPGYVIEKPFLLTHGDADRTGTIARDAPSWADREPNCRYEVIPNAGHNANDDNPEYFNGILLAFLKSL